GTGGGGCGGCCACCGCCGCCGCACTCGTCCTGGGGCTCTCGTTCGCCGCGACACCGGCGAACGCGGAACCCGCCGCCGACCCCGCACCAGCCATCTCGCTCAGCTCCGGCGAGCATGCGCTGATCCGGTTCCGGCTGCCCGATCAGGCAACGCTCGACCGGCTCGTCGCCGACGGCGCCGACCTGGCCGCGCGACCGAGGACCGACACGGGCGCGGTCCTCGCCGACCTGGTGGTCGACGACGCGCAACTCGCCGCGCTGGCCAAGAGCGGGGCGGTGCCGGTCCAGCTGATCCAGACCGAGGCCGACGCCGCCGCCCGGAAACCGTCCCGTGCGCGCCTGGCCGCCGCGGCCGACACGCTCACTTTCCTCCAGGCCTACTGGTGGACCACCGGGGGCCGCACGTTCCTCCAGACCGAGGTCGCCACCACCGCGACCGACGACCCGGACGTCGAGATCACCGTCACCTGGACGACCGCCGACGGGTCCACCGGCAGTTATCCGCTGGTCCGGTTCGAGGACTCCGGCGAATACCAGTATCACTATGCGCTGCCGCAGCCGTTGCCGGCCAAGCCGGTGCAGGTCACCGCGACCTCCAGCCTCGGCGGGAAGTCCCGCGTGGTCACCCCGGCGGTCTGGCCGGGCGCGACTCCGCCGCCCGCGCCGGCCGGGTACCAGAAGGACTTCGTGTCGGCATACATGACGCCGACCGACATCGCCGCGCGGATCAAGCGGCTCGCCCGGCAGTACCCGAAGCTGGTCGACGTGATCAACCTGCCGAACAAGACGCAGGGGTACCGGCGGACCGCGGTCGCCTATCTGGGTGACCCGAACGCGGCGGCGGTCGTGGTCGAGTCGGTGAAGTTCGGCGACCAGGGGTTCAACGGGGTGCAGGTGCGCACGGTCGACCCGGGGGCGAGGAACCGGCCGCTGTCCGCGTCGTACGCCGATCGGGTCCTGACCGTCAAGCTGGCCACCGACGACGCCGGCAAGACGATCAGCACCACCGACGACGTCGCCAACTTCATCACCGCCAAGTACCCGCAGAAGTTCCGGGCCACCGTGGAGGCCGGGTCGGCCGGGCTGCCGATGCCGGTGGTCGCGCCGGTGCGGCTCGACGACGGGCTCAAGGGCACCGAGGTGTCCAAGAAGCCGTGGACCGTGCAGGCGCTGCGGATCGGCAAGGTGCGCGACGGGTCGAAGATCGGGGTGCTGGCGTACTCCCAGGAGCACGCCCGGGAGTGGGCGACGCCGCTGGTGACGCTGGAGTTCGCGGAGCGGCTGCTGGCGAACTACGCGACCGACCCGGCCACCCGGGACCTGGTCGACAACGTGGACGTGTTCATCATCCCGACGGTCAACCCGGACGGGGCGAACTACTCGTTCAACGACTTCAACTTCCAGCGCAAGAACCTGGTCAACCACTGCACCGGCGCCAACCGGGACCCGCGGTACCGGAACCAGTGGGGTGTCGACGTGAACCGGAACTACACGGTCGGGTCGTTCTTCGACGGGTACGTGGGTGGCAGCGCCAACTGCCTGTCCACGGTGTACTCCGGGACCGGCGAGCTGTCCGAGGCGGAGAGCGGCAACGTGATCGCGCTGGCCTCGGCGCACTCGAACATCAAGTTCGCGATGAACGTGCACTCGTACGGCGGGTACTTCATGTGGCCGCCCGGGTCGTACAAGGCGCAGGGGCGGGTCACGCTGCCCCGGCCGTCGATCGACGAGTCGAAGTTCTTCCTGGACAGCGCGCGCCGGATCGTCGGGGCGATCGCGTCCGAGCGGGGGACGGTGACCTGGCCGGCGTACACCGGTCCGGTCGCGGACGTGCTCTACTCGGCCGCGGGGAACTCGGCCGACCAGCTCTACTACGAGCTGGGCATCGACGCCTGGGACTTCGAGGTCGGCAACGACCGGTGGAACGAGGCCACCCAGGAGTGGGAGGGCATGGGCTTCCAGCCGCCGTTCGACGAGGCGCACGCCGAGTCCCAGGAGTACGCGGGCGGGCTGGTCGAACTGGTCCGCGTCGCCAAGCAGGCCCAGGACGCCTCGGTGGTCACGCTCCGCTGACCCTCGCTTTTCCGGAAGCCCCGGCCGATCCGCCGGGGCTTCTGGCATCCACCCGCTGGAGGGATCGATCTCCCTCTCGGAGGGGATCGAAACGCGTCACGCATCGTCGAACGTAGTTCCCAGGAGGCCGCGACCAGGCGGCCGGAAGGGAACGACGATGCGCAAGACAGTGGGATGGGTGGCCGTGGCGGCCGCGGTGCTGATGGCCGGGGCGGCGGCGCCGGCCGGGGCGACCGAGCGGGGGCCCGCGCGGGTGACCGGCTGGGCGGAGTTCGAGCTGCCGTTCGGGGCGGACGCCGATGTGCGCTCGTTCGAGTTCGATGCCCGGTCGGCGCCGTGGAGCCGGCCGATCCCGGCCGAGGGCGGCGAGCACGGCTCGCCGGCGGATGCCACCGGCACCGTGCGCGTCGCGCACTACCTGGCCTCGGAGAAGGTCACCGTCCGGTGGGAGGCCGCGGTCGACTGCCTGATGACCAGCCCGGGGCACGCCACGGTGACCGCGATCGTCACCCGCGCCGACGACTACGCGAAGAGCCTGCTCGGCACGCGGGTCGGGTTCAGCGTGCAGGACGGCGGGCGGGGCCGGGACCGGGTCGGCTTCACCTGGGACGCGACCTTCGACCAGAACGAGGCCGGCGAGTGGGGCCCGTCCCGGATCGGGCCGTGCCTGTCCACCGCCGCGTTCGGCACGGTGACACGCGGTGACTTCCGGATCCGGCATGCCGAGTTGACGCCGCCTCCGAGTCGGTAGGACGTGGCAGCCCGCCCGGCGCTCGCGCAGCGGTCCGGGGGCCGGCGGGCGTCGCGCCGAGGGTGGGCGGGGCTCGGCGGCGGGGTGGTGCGGGGGCGGGAGGGGCTGGGCGTACCGGAGAAGGATCCGAGGGGAAGCGGACCGGAACGGGCGGATGGTCCTGTTTTGTCAAAACGGACGGTAACTGAATGACAACGTTTTGGTCACGGTTCCGGCAGGGAACATGGGGGCAGATGCCAGCGCAGCCATCGCTACACGGCTCGCCGCCTCGGCCGGAAGGAGCCCGTGATGTCGCTCAGCTGGCCGTGGGCCCTCGTCGCTCTCCTGGTCGTCCCGATGCTGCTCACGGCGCGCTGGTGGTTCGGGCGGCGGCGTAAGCGGGCCGCGCTGACCGTCTCCAGCCTGGCGCTGATCCGGGCCGCGGTTCCCGGCCGGACGGCGTGGCGGCGGCGGATCCCGGCGGCGCTCTTTCTGATCGGGCTGCTGGTCCTGGGCACCAGCCTGGCCCGGCCGCAGACCACCGTCGCGGTGCCGCGGGCCGACACCTCGATCCTGCTCGCGGTGGACGTCTCCGGGTCGATGTGCTCGACCGACGTCAAACCGAACCGGCTGGCCGCGGCCGGTGACGCGGCGCGTGACTTCATCCTGCGCAGCGACGGGGATACCCGGATCGGGCTGATCGCGTTCTCCGGGACCGCGGCGGTGCTGGTCGCGCCGACCACCGACAAGCGGGAGCTGATGAGCGCCGTCGCCGACCTGAAGACCGCGCTCGGCACCGCGATCGGGCAGGCGATCCTGACCTCGATCGACGCGATCGCCGAGTACAACCCGCACGTCGCGCAGACCGGGGTGGAGCTGGTCTCGGCGACGACGGCGGCGGCGGAGTACGAGCCGGACACCATCGTGGTGCTCACCGACGGGTCGAACACGACCGGGGTCGATCCGGTTCTCGCGGCTCAGGAGGCGGCGGCCCGGCACATCCGGGTGTTCACCATCGGGTTCGGCACGACCACGCCGGGCCCGATGGTGTGCAGCGCCGGGCAGGTCGGCGCGGGATCGTTCAGCGGTGGGCCGGATCCGGGCGGCGCGGCGTCGGCGGGGCCGTTCATGGAGATCGACGAGAAGTCGCTGAACCAGGTCGCGTCGGCCACCGGTGGGCGGTACTTCCGGGCCGAGGACGCCGGGCGGCTGCACGACGTGCTCGCCGGGCTGCCGCGCGAGATCGGCCTGCACGAGCAGCGGGTCGAGGCCACGGTCTGGTTCGTGCTGACCGGGACGCTGCTGGTGGTCAGTGGTGTGGCGCTCGCCCTGTGGTGGAGTCGCCCGCGAGCGGGGTAGCGACCGCGGCCATCCCGTTGCCGCCCGCGGTGATCGTCACCGGATCCGCTTCGGCCGGCCGTCAGCGCCAGTGCAGGGTCTCCGACGGCGGGATCCCGTAGGCGCTGCGATACCGGGCGGCGAACGTGCTGTGGCTGGCGAACCCCCAGCGCATGGCGACGGCCGACACCGTCGTCACGCCCGGATCGCTGTCGACCAGCTCCCGGTGTGCCCGTTCCATCCGGATCTGCCGCAGGTACGCGGTCGGCGTCGTGTCGAGATGCCGCCGGAACGCCAGCTGTACCGAGCGCAGCGTCACCCGGGCCGCGACCGCGATGTCCAGCGGGGTGATGTCCCGCTCCGCGTTCTGCTCGATGAACTCCACCGCCCGGCGCAAGGTCGCCGGATGCGCGTCGTGGCGGTCCTCGATGGTCGGCTCGTGCAGCGCCGTGTTCGGGAAGGCGGCCAGGCTGACCACCGCGAGCATCCGGGCGGCGGAGCCGATCACCAGCGGCTCCGCGGCGGCGTCCAGGCCGACCACCGCGTCGAGCACGTAGTCGAAGGTCTTGTTCCAGGTCACCGCGGCCTGGACGGACAGCGGGTGATAGCCGGTGAACCGGACCGGTTGCGGTGTCCGGCTCGGCGCGGTGGCGGCCACCTGGGAGAACAGCTCGGGTGGGAAGCGGGCGAACTCCCCCTCGTAGCCGTCGACCCGGGCGTGCAGGCCACGGTCCGGCTGGGCGCCCACGAACAGCCCGCCGGGCAGGCTGTCGATGACGTCCCGACCGGACCGCTGAGTCACCGAGCCGGCGACCTGCCGGCCGATCGGGATCATGCCGCCCGGTTCGAAGTGGGCGACGAACCGCATCCCGAAAGTGACGTGGTGCAGCTCGACCGCACCGACCTCGGCCTGGGCCAGCCGCATCCGGTGTGTCGGGCTGCCGGCCCGGAGCCGGACCCGGGAGTAGGCGCGTTGCAGCATGTCTCGGGCCTCGTCGAGATCGCTGGTCTCGAAGACTCTGATCACGTCACCTCTCGGCAGCGCAGCGTCCGGCCGGGTGTCCGGCCGTAGGCCGCGCGGTAGTAGCCGGCGAACCGGCCGGGATCGGCGAAACCCCACCGGCGGGCGATCCGTTCGACCGTGTCCCCGCCCGCCAGCAACTCCTGGTGGGCCCGGTCGAGCCGGATGCGGCGCAGGTGGGACAGCGGGGTGCTGCCCAGGTGCCGGCGGAACGCCTCCTGGAGGCTGCGCGGGCCGGTCCCGGCCACGGTGGCGATCCGGGTGACGGTCAGCGGCTGGTCCGCGTGCGTCTCCATGAACTCCACGGCGCGCCGGACCACCGCCGGTTCGGCCCGGCCCGGGCCGGGCACGTACGCGGCGGTCATCGTAGTGTTCGGGAAGACGGTCACCATCGCGGCCACCGCCTGCCGGAGAAACTGCTCGACGACGAGTGGCGGGTGGACGACGTCCGAGGCGGTGAGCTCGCCGGACAGGAACGCGACGGTCCGCGCCCAGAATTTGCGCTTCGCCTCCGACACCGGGCCGCCGAACTGGAATCGCAGGCCGGGAGCCTCGGCCAGCTCCGCCGCCAGCGCCGCGGGGACGGTGAGGAACTGCTGGGCGGTGTGGTGATGGTCCGCGCCGAACGGTAACCCTTCCGGGTACACCACCCCGTCCTGCGGGCCGCACACCAGCTCACCCTGGGGTGTGCGGGCAATGGACCGCCCCTCGGTGACGACACCGGCCAACAGCGTGGGCATGATCGGCCCGCTGCCCGCGTAGTGCACGCCGGCCAGTCGTATCCGCAGCGCCGACAGGGCGCCGTAACTCACCGCCCGGAAAGTCAGGTCAACGTCGTGGCCGGCCGTCACCGCGACCCGCGCCTCGTGCGGGATCACCTGGTTGACCGCCGTGACCGCGACATCCCGGTCACGAGTGCGGACCTCCACCCGGCGCGGATCCGACACGACGATCACCCGGCACCTCCCCGACCCTCACCAAGGGTGCGCCGCACGGCGACGTGCGGGCAATCCGGCGAGCGCGACGGTTCGCGTACGCGGCAACTCCTACGGGCGAGCTTCGTTTTTTGCGTAGTCCGGGACCGGCGCGATGGCGAAAGTTGCAGGTATAGCCCGACAACCACGGAAAGTTTTCTGAGGCGATGCAGACAACGGTGGAGCGGTGCCTGGAGACCGGCGTGGTCACGGTCCGGTTCGAGGGGGAACTGGACAGGACCACGGCGCCGGAGGTGCGTACCGCCCTGGGCAAGGCGGCCGCCGAGTGCCCGACGGCGGTCCTGGTGGACCTGTCCGCGCTGGAACGGGTGGAACCGGCCAGCTTCAGCGTCTTCGCCACCGCGACGTTCAAGGCCGAGTCGGACTGGGGTGTGCCGCTGCTGCTGTACGCGGCGCGGCCGGACGTCCGCAAGGACCTCGCCACCTACCGCAGCTTCGTGGCCCTGTACGACGATCGGGCGCTGGCGCTGGCCGCGATGCGCGCGTACGTCCCCCGCTGGATCTGCGAGCACCTGGCGCCAGTCCCGGGCAGCGCCGCCGCGGCCCGGGGCGTCGTCGGTGACGCCTGCCTGATGTGGGGGCTGCCGCGGCTGCGGGACCGGGCCCGCCTGATCGTCTCCGAACTGGCCTCCAACGCGATCCTGCACGCCGCCACCGACTTCTCGGTCACCGCCGTGTGCACCGGCCGCTATCTGCGGATCGCCGTTCAGGACCGCAGCTCGCAGATGCCCCTGCGGATGCCGAAGCCGGCCGTCGACCACCCCCAGCCCGGGTGGGGCCTGCGGGTGGTCGAGGCGTCCAGCACTCACTGGGGCGCCCTGCCGCTGACCTCCGGGAAGATCGTCTGGGCGCTGCTCACCACGGGTCGCTGAGCAGGCCGCCGGCCCCGAGCCGGCGCAGCAGCCAGGCGATGTGCGGACGGGCACCGTGAATGCGCAGGGCGCCGCCGCGACCGGTCAGCGCCGTGGCCAGCAGCACGAAGACCCGGACAGTGGCGGCGTCGCAGAAGTCCACGTCGCTCAGGTCGACCACGACCCTGCGGACCGGTTCGACGCTGACCATGCTGTCCAGCTGGGCGCCGAGTGCGGGCGCGGTGGTGCCGTCGAGTTCGCCGGCGAGCCGGATGATCAGCTCGCCGCCACCGGCGGTCAGCGCGGTCACCGGAGTCACCGGCTCGCTGTCGGCCGGGCCGCCGCTCACGAAGGTGTTCATCGGCGCGTCCAGGGCCGGACCGTCGCCCAGACCACCTTGCCCTCGCGGGTGGGCATGGCGCCCCAGAGGGTGGCGGCCGCGTGCACCACGTGCAGCCCGGACCCACGCCGTGGCGGGGCGCCGTCCGGGAGCGCCGGGAAGCCGTCGAGCAATTGGGGCAGGCGCGGGGAGCCGTCACCGACCGCGAGGTGCAGGCCGTCGCCGCGCCGGGAGAGCACCATGGTGATCGGGGTGGCGGCGTGTTCGACGGCGTTGAGTACGAGTTCCGAGGTGACCAGCCGGGCCCGGTCCTGGAGTTCGGACAGCCGCCAGGCGGCACACGCGTTGGTGACCACCGCCCGGGCCGCCGCCGCGGCGCCGTCCTCCGGGGCCAGTTGCATCTCGAGCCGGCTGGTCAGCGGCATCTGCTCGGCCGCCGCGGCTCGCGCCCGCGACATGGTGTGATACATCGGCAGATATCGCTGCGCGCCGAGCCGGTGCAGCCGCCCCGCGAGCGGGCTGTCCTCCGGCACGCACACCATGACCTCGACCGGCGGCCGCATCGGCACGCCCAGCCGCCGGGCCGTCATCCAGGTCGGCACGCTCGCGGCCCGCGGGTCGGCCAGCGCCTGGAGGTCGATCAGCAGGGTGGCGGGGTGCTCGCTCAGGCACTTGCGGACCGCCGTGTGCGTGTCGTGACAGAGGCGGTTCCCCCAGGTGCCGTGCACGGCGAGGGTGAGCACCGAACTGTCCACGTCGAGCCCGACGTCGACTCCGGCGCCCCGGGACGGGTCGTAATGGTCGAAGAGGTAGGGAGGCTCCACATCGATACAACGGCGCCGAGCGGCGGCGGTCGCGGCCCTCACCACGGTCATTCATCATCAGAAAACCACACATAAAAGACATTCCGCTTTTCGTACGCCCGGCAGCGCGGCCGCCATCGCACGCTATGCTGCGGACGGCCGCTACTGGCGAGGGTGGAGCACCACCGGGGACCGGCCGATCGGGACAGTGTGGCGCCGACCGCCTGGGCGCCTCCGGCAGCAGTTCACCTGCGATCGGAGGCGACATGAAGCTTCGCTACGGCATGAACCCGCACCAGCGGCCGGCCACCCTCACCACCGTCGACCCGGCACACCAGCCGTTCCGGTTCGTGCACGGCGAGCCGTCCTACATCAACGTTCTCGACGCCGTCGCCGGCTGGCAGCTCATCCGGGAGGCCGCGACCGCGCTCGGCCGCCCGGCCGCCGCCTCGGTCAAGCACGTCTCCCCCGCCGGCGCCGCGACCTCCGGCCCGCTGGATGCCGTCACGGCCGCCACCTACCAGCTCGATCCGGCCGGCACCGGGCCGCTGACCAGCGCCTACGTCCGTGCCCGGGACGCCGATCCGAAGAGTTCCTACGGTGACTTCCTCGCCGTCTCCGAGCCGGTCGACGCCGAACTGGCCGACCTGCTGCGCCGGGTCGTCGCGGACGGCGTCGTCGCGCCCGGCTTCGAGGAGGGCGTCGTGGCCACCCTGTCGGCGAAGAAGAACGGCGGGTTCCTGGTGGTCGAGGCCGACCCCGGCGTCCGGCCGCCACCGGTCGAGGTCCGGGAGGTGTACGGCCTGCGCCTCACCCAGCCGCGCGACGAGGCCCCGCTGACCCGCGACCTGTTCGCCGGCTCGGAGGACCTGCTCCTCGGGTCGATCACCGCGCGGTACACCCAGTCGAATTCGGTCGTCTATGTCCGCGACGGGATGACCCTGGGGATCGGCGCGGGCCAGCAGTCCCGGATCGACTGCACCCGCATCGCCGGCGACAAGGCCGACACCTGGTGGCTGCGGCGCCACCCCGCCGTCCGGCACGACCGCACCGCCACCCGGGTGCAGGACCGGATCGCCCAGCAGCTCCAGGCCGTCGAGGCGCTGACCGCCGACGAGCGGGCCGCGTGGCTGGGCAGCCTGGACGGGGTCGCGTTCGTGTCCGACGGCGCGCTGCCGTTCGCCGACAACGTCGAGGTGGCCGCCCGGCACGGTGTCCGTCACATCGCCGAGCCGGGTGGTTCGCTGCGCTCAGCGGAGGTCGCCGACGAGTGCCGGAAGCGGGGCATCACCCTGATCCGGACCGGGGTCCGGCTGTTCCGCCACTGACCGGCCTCTCCTGGAAGGCATAGGCACTGATCGGCTGCGGCGGCGGAGCACCGACCACGCCACCCAACCGGCGCCGATGATGAAGCCGAAGCTGATGATCCGGTAGAGCACCACGGTCGCGATCGCGGTGCTGGTGCCGACCCCACCGGCGAGCAGGCCGAGGATCAGCGCGCTGTCGATGACGCCGAGCCCGCCCGGCACGATGGTGATCGTCCCGGCCGCGTAGGCCGCGCAGAACGCCAGCAGCAGCTGGGTGACACTGATCTGCCCGCCGCCGATCGCCCGGAAGCACAGCCACAGGCAGGCGGCGTCGAGCAGCCAGTTCAGCACCGCGTAGGCGCCGGCCGCGGCCGCGTGCCCGGGCGTGAGCCGGGCCGCCCGCAACTGCCGGAGGAAGTCGGCGACGGCGGCCTCCCGGCGCCGGAGCCACGGGACGCGGCCCAGCACGGCACGGGCCGCCCGCTCCACCCGCTCCGGCCGCCGCGCGGCCTGCCGGATCCCCAGCGTGAGCAGCAGGATCAGCCCGCCGAGCAGGGCCAGGCCGGACCAGGCGGGCCGTCCGTCCCCGGCGATCGCGGCGCCCGCGGTCACGGCCGCGAGCGCCGCCGCGGAGAGGATCCCGGACAGCGCGATCGCCCACGAGGCGACGGCCGGCGTGGCCCCGAACCGCCGCATCTGCTGGTAGTTGAACCGGGTGGAGAAGGCCGGCCCACCGGGCAGCGTCTCGTTGAGCGAGTGCGCCGCGTAGGCGAGCGCCGCGTGCCGGTACAGCGGCGCCCGCACCCCGGCCGACCGCAGCAGCCGCCGCTGCATCCGGGCATAGGCGTTCATCGCGCCGATCCCGGCGAGCAGCGCGAGCGCCACCCAGCCGGGCCGCGGCGCCCGCAGCTCGCGGAGCGCCGCAGCCAGCGACGGCCAGGCCAGGACCAGCTCGGCGGCGAACACCGCCGCCAGCAGGAGCACGACAGCCAGCCGGATCCGGCCACGATCAATGCGCATGACTCATCACCCCGGCAACGGATCAGGCAGGTTCAGACCGCGACCGGCTCCGTGACCGCTTCGCTCACGGCCGCCGCGTTTTCGGTACGCCGGCGCGCCCGCACGCCGCCCGCCAGGCAGAGCAGCACCCCGGCGACCAGCCAGGAGCACAGCACGACGACCGGGTGGATCGCCCCGCTCCCGTCGAAGAACGCGGTCGAGCGCAGCAGTTGACCACCCGCACCCGGCGGCAGCAGCTGACCGAGGGCGCCGCCCCAGCCGGGCAGCATCTCGGGCGCCGAGGTCGCCCCGGAGAACGGGTTGCCGACCAGCATCATCAGCACGCCGCCGAGGGCGAACCCGGCGTAGCCGAGCAGCGACTCCAGCCCGAGCAGGGTCATCGACGTGGCCCCGACGGTCAGAGCGATGACCCCGGCGTTGAGCAGGTAGGCGCCGTCCAGGGAGCCGAACCAGAACTGGAGGATCGCGGCCATCGCCAGGCCGCCGGTGACGGCGAAGGCGAGCGCGCCGGCGACCCGGCGGGCAGCGCCCTTGATCAGGTTGGTGAGCAGGACCGCGGCGAGCAGGCCGCCCATCACCAGCGGCAGCGCCCCGGCGGACAGGCCCGCGCCGCGCGGGTCGTCGGCGGGCAGCGGCACGAGGTCGCGGGTGGTGACCGCCGGCGCGGCGCCGCTCCGCGCCTGACTCAGCCCGGTGGCGATCGACTGGAGCGTCTGGGCGATCGTGGCGCTGCCCGCCGAGGCCGTGATGACCTGCGGTGTCCCGGTGCTGAGGTCGATCGCGCCGTAGACCTCGCGGTCGCGGATCAGCTGCTCGGCGGCCACGGTGCTGTCGACCCGGGTGATCGCGAACCCGCCCGGGGCGCGCTGGTCGAGGGCGGCGACGACCTGCTGGGCCGCGGCGGCCGGGCCGGCCACGGCGATCGGCACGTCGTGCACCGACGAGCGGACCGACGGCCAGGCGAACGCGGTGAGCAGCACACTGATGATCACCGTGAGCAGGGCGACGGCGCCGGCCACCCGGGGCCACGGCGAGTGCTCGGTGTCGGTGGTGGGCATCTCGACCCCCTAAGAGAACGACTATTCGTTTTTAGTGTCGAAGCCCAGCCCTCCCATGTCAAGAACGAGCGTTCGCTTTGTATGCGACCCGCGCCACCCTGGCCCGGCGGGTCCGCCGGGCTCCCGCCCCGGCTACACCGCGGTCCGGCCGGGCGCGGGTCAGGTCAGCGCGATCCAGTAGCGCCGGACGGAGAAGCCGTCGAAGTGGCGGATCCCTTCGAGGACTCCGCCACGGCTCTCGATCGTCCTGGCCGAGGCGACGTTGTCGGCGAGGCACGGCACGAGGACACGGTCGAGGCCCAGCACCGTCCGGGCCTCGACGAGCATCTCGCCCAATGCCCAGCCGGCCAGCCCCCGGCGGCGCGCCGACGCCCGGATGCCGTAGCCGATCTGCCCGAAGTCGTCGTCGAACTGATGCCGCAGCACGATCCCGCCCTGAACCCGCCCCTCCTCCACGATCCACCGCGGCGACCCGTGCTTCTCGTCGGGGCAGGCCTCCCCGGCGCCGTGGGTCAGCCGGACCAGCCGGTGCACCCAGGCGGCAAATCCCTCCGGTGATCGCAGGTCGTCGTCGGCCCGGATGCCGAAGCCGTCCTCGTGCAGTCCCGGCCCCCACTCGTCGGCGCACTCCAGAAAGGCGTCACGCAGGCGGACCGTCGGCAGGATCAACTCAGGCATCCGGCAAATCTAGTCGTCTTCCGATCTCAAGCGCCGGATCGGACCGGGTCGCGAGGACCCGGTCAGGATTCCGGGGAACGGACCACGCTCATGATTTCCTTCACCTTGTCGACCCGGCTGATCGACGTCGGGCTGATCGTCATCACCAGGCCGACTACCAACCAAACGACCGCGAAGGCCCAAAATCCCGTAGCCAGCACTCCGTCAAGAGGTGCTTCCATTCGATCCGCAACGATCAACGCCGCGACCGGTATGCAAGATACGATCAAGTCGCGAATATAGCGGAGCGCCTCGCCGATGCGCTGAGGGCGGATCGAAATCTCGCTCGCGAAGCCCGGCAATTTCCCGAAGTCGGCGGTCAGCAGTGCCGCAAGAAGTGTCGACACCTTTTCCTTGAGTTCACTGACGGCGACCGGGTCGGGAAGCGCCACCGTCGCCTGCCATCCTCGGATCTCGGCCGCCGATGCCACAAGCCGCGCCTGGACGAGCGCTCTCTCCCGAGCGCGGGGCAGAGGAACCGCACGCAGAAACCCCTTCTCAAGGCAGCGCGCGATCACCTCGAGATCTTGAATCCCCCACCGCCGAACCCAAGGTTCGGCGAGGTCGTAATCGATACCGGCGATCACAAGACCGACGTTGAGCCCGGACCGCAGAGCCATGTCGAAAGGCGACGCCCTCACTTGATATGCACTGAGGATCGACCAAGCGGGGAGAAAGGTGAGCAAAATCATCGCGGCGAGCAGCAGGCAGCAGATACCGGAGTAGGCGGCACCTTTGGCGATGGCCTCGTACGCGGAGGCCGGAGCGGAGGTCACGAGCGAAAGACCGAAATAGTCGGCCGGATCAACGACAAGGTACGCGATGAAAATGCCGGCCAATCCGAGAACCAGTGCTATTAAACTAAGTCTTCCATTCATACGGTTTATCAGTCGAACGGCGATATAGACCGGGACGG
Above is a genomic segment from Actinoplanes ianthinogenes containing:
- a CDS encoding 5-aminoimidazole-4-carboxamide ribonucleotide transformylase — its product is MKLRYGMNPHQRPATLTTVDPAHQPFRFVHGEPSYINVLDAVAGWQLIREAATALGRPAAASVKHVSPAGAATSGPLDAVTAATYQLDPAGTGPLTSAYVRARDADPKSSYGDFLAVSEPVDAELADLLRRVVADGVVAPGFEEGVVATLSAKKNGGFLVVEADPGVRPPPVEVREVYGLRLTQPRDEAPLTRDLFAGSEDLLLGSITARYTQSNSVVYVRDGMTLGIGAGQQSRIDCTRIAGDKADTWWLRRHPAVRHDRTATRVQDRIAQQLQAVEALTADERAAWLGSLDGVAFVSDGALPFADNVEVAARHGVRHIAEPGGSLRSAEVADECRKRGITLIRTGVRLFRH
- a CDS encoding lysylphosphatidylglycerol synthase transmembrane domain-containing protein encodes the protein MRIDRGRIRLAVVLLLAAVFAAELVLAWPSLAAALRELRAPRPGWVALALLAGIGAMNAYARMQRRLLRSAGVRAPLYRHAALAYAAHSLNETLPGGPAFSTRFNYQQMRRFGATPAVASWAIALSGILSAAALAAVTAGAAIAGDGRPAWSGLALLGGLILLLTLGIRQAARRPERVERAARAVLGRVPWLRRREAAVADFLRQLRAARLTPGHAAAAGAYAVLNWLLDAACLWLCFRAIGGGQISVTQLLLAFCAAYAAGTITIVPGGLGVIDSALILGLLAGGVGTSTAIATVVLYRIISFGFIIGAGWVAWSVLRRRSRSVPMPSRRGRSVAEQPDPGPDQGDAPLPALVGDLR
- a CDS encoding GNAT family N-acetyltransferase — protein: MPELILPTVRLRDAFLECADEWGPGLHEDGFGIRADDDLRSPEGFAAWVHRLVRLTHGAGEACPDEKHGSPRWIVEEGRVQGGIVLRHQFDDDFGQIGYGIRASARRRGLAGWALGEMLVEARTVLGLDRVLVPCLADNVASARTIESRGGVLEGIRHFDGFSVRRYWIALT